The nucleotide window TGTGCGAACTCACCGAGGCGATCGCCACGACCAGCAAAAGAAGGGGCAGGCGATAATCCCAGGCATAAGGAACAGCCAGGAGAACCAGCAGTTTGATGAGTACCGCTGCACCTTTGCCCATGAAGAGCCAGTGCAGTCCGATAGTAGAGATCTCCAGCACCATCAGACCAATACCGCTCGCGATCGTCATGTACAGGGCCGGCAGCAAACGGTCTGCGTCGATCGCGAACGTATGCCCCCCCAGCAGGATGCCGAAGCCCACCAGATGTAGGGTTCGTAGCAGAAGCGACAGACCCCGCTTTCGCGAATAGCCCTGCGCCATCTTCGCAGTGTCTGTCAGTTGTAGCATCTGGTGAGCTCCGGCTGAAGCCTGCCATCAATTTAGAACTTAACCATCAACTCAGCGATCCCTTGCTGAGCAACGTTGCTGCCGTGGCTATTGCTCATTCCGACTTGATTCCGGTTGGGGCTGAGGTCGGTCACAATGTAGTTACCCCGCACCCAGACGCTGGGGTTGACATACCAAGTCAGACCGAGGGTGCCAGACTGCATCTCCAGTGTCTGCTCGGTGGCCGCGCCAGTCGTGGCAGAATTAAAGGTGCCCTCACTGTCGTCGACGCGCAGGAACTCGTAGCGCGTGTTGGCCAGCAGGCCATTGCGCTTATTGCCGAAGATCCAGTAGCCGATCGTCCCATACGTACCCTGCATGGTGAGGTCGTCTAGATCCGAGCCGCCAACACCCAAGCCATTACGTCTCTGGGAGGCGTAATGGTACTCACCCTTGAGAATAAACGGGTACCAGTCGAACACGAAGTCGACGCCGCCAGTGTTCCGGTCCCCGTTGATCAGGAAGCCGTTCTGGAGGCCGTTACCGTTACCGGCTAGCGTGACGCCGGTTGGACCAATCGGATTAAACCGGTGAGCCGTCGAGGCGCCACCTACGGGCGACGTCACCAGGTCGCGAGCGCCATTACCTCTCACGATGTCGAAGTTACGGTGATCGGCATTCAGGCCGATGGTGAGATTCCCGATGGGCATCGGGGGTGAAAAGGCAAATCGACCGGTGTACTCCTTGTCGCCGTCGTTGTCGGTGGCGCACTGATCGACCCGGCCGCAGCCATTAAAGATTCCCAATCCATAGTAGACGGGTAGTACGTTGGCGAGTTTCAGATTGCCCGAGACCATGAGACCCATCTGCAGGTCCGGGGCAAGCGCCCTGACGACGACCGCCCGCTCGGCGAAGTCCAGGTCTTGAGAGGCCGTTGCCATCTCGAGGCTGTACATGTCCCTGAACTGACCGACCTTCACCTTGGCCCACGGGGCATACGTGTAGGTGGCGAAGGCTGCTTCGAGCCGCGTGCCCTGTCCGCCGCTCACGAGCTCCGGCTCGATGTGGAAGCCGAAGTCCTTGTAGATCGTGCCGCTCAAGATGATCCGGGCACGGCGCATCTTAAAGGTACTCGCGTCGTGCCGTGCATTTCCTGATGCCACTGATCCAGCGGGGAAATGTTCATCCTCTTTTGACCCTTCAACCTGCATCCAGTTCTGGACATACCCGCTCAGGTTCAGTCGGAACTGGTCGTCGGCTGACTTCAGGAAGAACCCCTTCCCGGGCTCATACCCGGTGAGCAGTGACGAGGCCGCGGCCGCCTGGGCCTTCTGCTCCACCTCCATTACGCGCCTGCTCATCTCGTCCTGTTGCGCGGTCCGGTCTTGCCGTAGACGGTGCATCTCCTGCTGCAACTGCTGTAGCGACTTCTGCTGTGTCTCAAATGCCTGCTCGAGCTCCGTGAGCTTGTCGGCCCACGCCCCCACCGGGGCGAGCAGTAAGGCACTGCCCAGGACGACACCGCGGACCCACCACTTTCTTTGATCCATGACTCCCCCTCTGCGTTTTAAGGTTAATCACCGCACTCCCAAATTCGGAGCGCTTTACCGGTGCGGGGCGCTGCGCTGACCCCGCCCTGAACACGCCATCCCACGCCGAGTAAACGTGAGCTACAGGCCCTCCAGCGGGAGCTGTCGGATGGTAAGTAACTCCCGCTGCGTAGCGGCGACAATATCGCTCAGCTTGAGCCCTCTGTCAAGGATTTTCTTCAGCCGCATGGATGGCACGTTTCGGTTGAAGACGATCGGCGGTAATGGCAGTGTGCGCGCAGGGCGGCACGCCCACTTACGGGATGGCCGCATGCGGATGAACGCGAAGAGACGAGATGCTTCAGACCATTGAGTCCACAGGGGGTTCATTTTAGACGCCAGAGGGCGCCATCCGACTCCTGTATCAGCGCCGGTTACCGGCGGAGGAGGTGCAGGCCGAGTGTCGCGATGTGGCGGCCGTGGCGCATGCGATCCGGACTAAGCAGATCCACTATCGAGATCAGTGCGGCAGCACGCACGGTGCAAGCCAGGGATAACGGATGACGCGTGAGGGAACTCCGCGGTGAGCGTAACTAACCGCACGCTGATACTGGGCGGGACCGGGAGTACCGCCGCCCCTGTAAGGCCGTGGAGCTTGTACAGGCACTTATCGCGGCGGGGCCGGGTTCGGGTCGAGGACTGAGGGCGCGGATTGGTCCTCTATTGTTCGTACCCTTTTTCAGCTTGACAGGTATTACTGATGACTGTACATTTGCGTCATGGCGCACCCAGGCACCGGATCGAAACGGTTGGCGCGGACCCGGCGGACGGATCGTCGGCAGGAGACCGGAGTTCGTGCAGGTGATGCGGTCACCCCCCGTGTCGACGAGGAAGGCGAGCATCGGTCTGTCGTTGATAAAAAAGCCTCGCAAGACGAGCCAGGAGGCACACAGCCTGCGGAATCACTGAGGGCTGCCTTCAGGCTTTTCGAGGAGACGGCCGATGGGGTATTTATCAGTTCACCGTCGGGTGAGATTCTGTTCTGCAACCGGGCCGCTGAAACCATCCTGGAAGCTTCCGCGCAACAAGTCGTCGGGCAGGAGTGCCGCGAATTCTTCAACGGCCGTGACGCTAACGGTAATCAGCTCTGTCAGTGGCCTTGCCCCCTCAAGATGTCGTTGAACCGCGGAGACCTGATCCAGCATTTTGAGATGGCTACTCGGACGAGGACGGGCAAACCGCTGTGGATCGATGTGAGCTGTGTTGCCCTTCCCTGTGACGACAACCAGCCTCCGACGGTCGCCCACCTCTTCCGTGATGTCACTGCGGCACACCAGCTTGAGGTTCTCGTTCGCCAACAACTGGCTCAGACTCAACTCGCGACGAGCGAGGATGTTCTGCCCCCCATCGTTGAACTGACTCGGCGGGAACTGCAGGTCGTCACCCTGATGCGGACTGGCGCAACCACGGCGGCCATCGCGGAGCAGCTTTTCATCAGTAAAACTACGGTGAGAAACCACATCCAGAACATCTTCAGCAAGCTCAAGGTTCATTCTCGGCTGGAGGTCGTGGCCTACGTGAATGAGATTACGCGGCGAGAGCCCACGACTCGCGAAAAGGCTGGACCGGCGCCGGGAGCCACGAAGGAACCCCCCAAGGCAGCGTGATAGCCGTGATCAAATTGATTAAGTCAACCGCTGAAGCTGCGGACCCGGGGAAGGTAAAATCGTTTAGTGTGATGAATATGCATCACAAGATTGAGTTAATTGCATGATTTATGGGTCCAACTGGAAAAGCGTATATACGAGATTGTATTGGCGTGATCGACTGGGTTGACCGTTGGAGCTGTAGCCTCGGGGGAGGTAGAATCGTTTAGCGTGATGAATATGCATCGCAATATTGAGTCAATTGCATTATTTACAAGTCCCATAGGGCTAGTATATTAAGGTATTGTGGGATCGGAACTTAAGCGTCGCAAGTTGATTTGATTACAGGCGTTACACGGGCTACCGGGGGTCGCAGCATCGCCACAGAGGCGATCTTCCCCATGAACCTTACGATAACGAAGGGAGGTGAGTCGGCAAGCAGAGAATAAGTAGCGCAACGGGGCACCGACTGGATGGATCGCAACGACAACAGGAGAGTGGCCACCTACGTTATAGGGAGAGCCACAGGAGGAAACATGAGTCCTAATCCTAACGAAGCTGTCAGCAAGGCGAAGATGCACAGGACCTTCGCACAGGCCCTATTAATTAAGAAGTATTGGTGGCTTCATGCTTTGATCGTTACGGCAATCAGCGTCATCGGTCTCATTGCTCTCGGCGTCTGGACCTACGCGGGCGCTCCCCCGCTGGTGAATTTTGTGTCGTCCACTACTGGGGAGGTTGTAATCCCGGAGTGGGAAATGAATCGTGGGAAGCAAGTGTTTTTCCTGAAGGGCCTGATGACGTATGGCTCCTTCTGGGGGGACGGAGCCGAGCGCGGACCTGATTTCACCGCTGAGGCCCTCCACCGCACGTCCCTCTCTATGGGCACGCACTATAGAAATGAGATCGCGAAGACACGGGCTGTGACCCAAGACGACGAGGACATGATCAAGACGAGGGTGGCACGAGAGATCCATACGAACCTGTATGACTCGGCGGCTGGCGTCATTCGTCTTAACGATGCCCAGATTTTTGCGTATCATGAGTTGAACACTCACTACACCCGGATGTTTACGGATCGAACCTACGTAGAAGCATTCCAGAATGGCAGAATTGAGAGCTACATCAAAAACCCAGCAGACATCAAGGCCTTGACGGGCTTCTTCTTCTGGGGCGGCTGGGTTTCCGGGGCGAATCGACCGGGTGAGGTCTACAGCTACACCCACAACTGGCCATACGATCCAGCGGTGGGTAACTTCCCGACGTACGCGACGTATATCTGGAGCTTCCTTTCGATCTTCGTGCTGTTCCTTGGCACCATGCTCGTCCTGTACGTTTACGGGGAAATGAAGACCCTGCCAGGCGAGCCGTTCAATGGGCGGGATTGGTCGCTGACCACGGTTGACCTTGAAAACAAGGGCGACGCCTATGTTCGTCCCACCCAGCGTGCGACGTATAAGTTCTTTGCTTTTGCCGTGATCCTGTTCCTGGTCCAGATCCTGGCAGGTATCATCAGCGCAGAAGATTTCATTGGTGGTGGGCCGGTTGATGCGATGTTGGGCATGGTTGGGCTCACCATCCCCTTTAGCGTTGCCAGAGGCTGGCATCTTATCGTCCAGATCTACTGGTTCTTTATGGCCTGGGTTGGCTACACCATCTTCTTCCTGCCCAGGATTTCGAAGGTCCCGAACGGACAGAGGTTCCTGATCAACCTGCTCTTTACCCTGTGTGTTATCGTCGGGGCAGGCGCTCTGTTTGGTATCTATCTCGGACATACGGGCTTTTTTGCCAATGACGAGATGGCCTACTGGTTCGGGAGTCAGGGTTGGGAGTTCCTGGAGCTCGGGCGATTCTGGCATGTTCTCATGCTGATCTCGTTCTGTCTCTGGGTCTTCATCATCTTCCGCGCCGTGAAGCCGTGGCTCACGAGCCAGAATATGTGGTCCGTACCGGCTTGGCTGTTCTACGGCAGCGCGATCATGGTGCTGTTCCTGTTCTTCGGGATGTTTATGACCCCTCAGCAGAACTTCGCCATCTCCGACTATTGGCGGTGGATGAACATCCACATGTGGGTTGAGGTAACCTTCGAAGTCTTCACCACCTGTATCGTTGGGTACATGCTGGTGCAGATGGGTCTGGTGAACCGGGCCATGGCCGAGCGGGTGATCTTCCTGGCGGTCATGATGTTCCTCGTCACCGCCCTGATCGGTATCTCTCACAACTTCTACTGGATCGCCAAGCCAACAGGGATCATTGCACTGGGCAGCGTCTTCTCCACCATGCAGGTGTTGCCTCTGCTCTTGATCACCCTGGATGCCTGGAAGATGCGGACGGAGCGGGTCAAGGCCCATGAGGCTGTTGCCGAGGGCAAGCAGCGCTTCGTGATGGACGGCGTTTGGACGTTCATCCTTGCCGTCAACTTCTGGAACATCTTCGGCGCAGGCGTGATGGGCTCAATGATCAACCTGCCCATCATCAACTACTATGAGCATGGCACCTACGTCACCAGCAACCATGCCCATGGCGCCATGTTCGGCGTCAAAGGCAACATCGCAATTGGCGGTATGCTGTTTGCCTGCCAGCACCTGTTCCAGCGCTCTGCCTGGAATGAGAAGCTGATCAAGACCGTGTTCTGGTCGCTGCAGATCGGCTTGGTAATGATGATGATGATGGATATGTTCCCAGTCGGTCTGTATCAGGTTGCGGCCATCATCCAGCACGGCTTCTGGTATGGTCGGCAGCAGTCGTTCATTACGAATGA belongs to Candidatus Methylomirabilis limnetica and includes:
- a CDS encoding porin, translated to MDQRKWWVRGVVLGSALLLAPVGAWADKLTELEQAFETQQKSLQQLQQEMHRLRQDRTAQQDEMSRRVMEVEQKAQAAAASSLLTGYEPGKGFFLKSADDQFRLNLSGYVQNWMQVEGSKEDEHFPAGSVASGNARHDASTFKMRRARIILSGTIYKDFGFHIEPELVSGGQGTRLEAAFATYTYAPWAKVKVGQFRDMYSLEMATASQDLDFAERAVVVRALAPDLQMGLMVSGNLKLANVLPVYYGLGIFNGCGRVDQCATDNDGDKEYTGRFAFSPPMPIGNLTIGLNADHRNFDIVRGNGARDLVTSPVGGASTAHRFNPIGPTGVTLAGNGNGLQNGFLINGDRNTGGVDFVFDWYPFILKGEYHYASQRRNGLGVGGSDLDDLTMQGTYGTIGYWIFGNKRNGLLANTRYEFLRVDDSEGTFNSATTGAATEQTLEMQSGTLGLTWYVNPSVWVRGNYIVTDLSPNRNQVGMSNSHGSNVAQQGIAELMVKF
- a CDS encoding helix-turn-helix transcriptional regulator, whose translation is MAHPGTGSKRLARTRRTDRRQETGVRAGDAVTPRVDEEGEHRSVVDKKASQDEPGGTQPAESLRAAFRLFEETADGVFISSPSGEILFCNRAAETILEASAQQVVGQECREFFNGRDANGNQLCQWPCPLKMSLNRGDLIQHFEMATRTRTGKPLWIDVSCVALPCDDNQPPTVAHLFRDVTAAHQLEVLVRQQLAQTQLATSEDVLPPIVELTRRELQVVTLMRTGATTAAIAEQLFISKTTVRNHIQNIFSKLKVHSRLEVVAYVNEITRREPTTREKAGPAPGATKEPPKAA
- a CDS encoding nitric-oxide reductase large subunit, whose product is MSPNPNEAVSKAKMHRTFAQALLIKKYWWLHALIVTAISVIGLIALGVWTYAGAPPLVNFVSSTTGEVVIPEWEMNRGKQVFFLKGLMTYGSFWGDGAERGPDFTAEALHRTSLSMGTHYRNEIAKTRAVTQDDEDMIKTRVAREIHTNLYDSAAGVIRLNDAQIFAYHELNTHYTRMFTDRTYVEAFQNGRIESYIKNPADIKALTGFFFWGGWVSGANRPGEVYSYTHNWPYDPAVGNFPTYATYIWSFLSIFVLFLGTMLVLYVYGEMKTLPGEPFNGRDWSLTTVDLENKGDAYVRPTQRATYKFFAFAVILFLVQILAGIISAEDFIGGGPVDAMLGMVGLTIPFSVARGWHLIVQIYWFFMAWVGYTIFFLPRISKVPNGQRFLINLLFTLCVIVGAGALFGIYLGHTGFFANDEMAYWFGSQGWEFLELGRFWHVLMLISFCLWVFIIFRAVKPWLTSQNMWSVPAWLFYGSAIMVLFLFFGMFMTPQQNFAISDYWRWMNIHMWVEVTFEVFTTCIVGYMLVQMGLVNRAMAERVIFLAVMMFLVTALIGISHNFYWIAKPTGIIALGSVFSTMQVLPLLLITLDAWKMRTERVKAHEAVAEGKQRFVMDGVWTFILAVNFWNIFGAGVMGSMINLPIINYYEHGTYVTSNHAHGAMFGVKGNIAIGGMLFACQHLFQRSAWNEKLIKTVFWSLQIGLVMMMMMDMFPVGLYQVAAIIQHGFWYGRQQSFITNEVWHTLTLLRAIGGAVFLFGGVLPLTWFILSRGTRMVREAATVEEGEWTIYDKEKAKEREAWAASDEAF